DNA from Deinococcus sp. YIM 77859:
CGGGCACAGATGGCCCCGCCGCCCGTGGTCACACTGCCGAACATGGCGGCGACACTGGAGGCGATTGGGCGGCTGGTGCGGGAGGGGGTGCCGACGCGGGAGGTGCTGCTGCGCTCGGGCACGCGCCTGAGCATCGCGCCGGGCGGGGTGCTGGAGGTGGTGCTGCGGGTCTAGCGGGAGGCTGGCCGACAGCAGAACGAATCGGGGGGTACGCTAGGGCATGAACCCCGACAGCGACCCCGGATTGCCAGATGGAGAGGATCGCCAGCGCGTCCTGCGGGCATGGCAGATCATTGGCGAACTCCTGCGAACCGAACGGGACCCGCAACGTAGAGCGGAATTGCGGCAGGCCGTCCGGCTCCTCGATGAGGCACTGGACGGCCCTCTCCCCGCGGGCAGGTAATGTGTGCTATCGGCGGGAGTTTCCGAACTCCATCTCGCCGACCTGAAACAGCAGCAGAAAATCAGGGTAGGCGTCGCGCAGGGCCACGTACTGCTCGAGCATAGGCGGCAGCACCCCCGACCCCGTTCCCTTCAACACGCTCTGCGGTACGCCCACCGACATGGGCGGAGAATAGCGTACGCCGTTCTGTTGTGGGCGGAATGGCGGTGACCCTTGAGAGGTGGGCAACAAGGAGAACCGCCCCGCGCGAAGGGCAGGGCGGTGGGAGGGAAGGAAGGGGTCAGCGGAAGAAGGGGAGGGCCTGGGCGACCTTGAGAACGGGCTGCGCCGCAGCCGAGCGGTTCAGCGACTGCTGGCCCAGGGACAGGGCCGAATCATTCTCCAGGTAAAGCCACTGCGCGGGCAGCGAGCCGGTCTTGAGGCTAAGCGTGCCGCCCTGCTTCGTGGCAGAGAGCGTGAGCGTCATCTTGTTCCAGCCCGCTTGCAGCTGCACGTTGATATTCCCCGTGACGGGGACGCCGTCCTGGGTACAGTTCAGTCGGCCCGATAGCCCCGCCGCCTTGTCGGCATAGACATATAGACCCCCTTCCATGCTGACCGACTCCAGGGTGCCGCCACTGGTCCTCACCTGGAAACCGGCGGGGGCAATCTCACCGCTCTTGCCCGCCTGCACGCGGAACGTGGCCACGTTCCCCCGCGCGTTGCTCGCTCCAGAGGTCGTGAGGCTCCCCGTGCAGCCCTCGGGCAGATCCGAAGTGAGGTCTAGGTTCGAGAGCAGCGCGGCATCCAGGCTGGGCAGCGTCAGGCTGAATCGGCCGTCGGCCGTGAGGTCAGCCGTGACGAGGTTGTCCTTGCCCTCCACCGAGACGAGAACCTTGCCGGCACCGCCCGTCCAGCTGGAGTACGTGATCGTCCCCGAGGGACTGGCGCTGAGCTCTTTGACCTGACCCGAGACCGTTTCGGGCTGCGGCGTCGAGGGCGTGCTGTTGCAGGACGCCAGCAGGAGGGTGGAACCGAGCAGCAGAGCGGCGGCTTTTTTCATACGTCTCTCACCCTATAAGCGGGCAGTGACCGGGGCAAGCAGATTTGCCCGGCAGCGTCCTCCCCCTGCACCGCGTCCCGCTCCCCTTGCCCTGCACGCAGCCTCCCGTAGCATGCGGGCATGAGTCCCGAAGTGTACGACCCTCGCATGGGCTACGATCCCCGCCGCAAGCTCACCGACGGCGACGTTCAGAGCCTCAAACCGGAGGGCTGGTGGGGAGATGACGGCAAGCTGTTTCGCGAGTTTCCCTTCGCCACGTACCAGGCCGGAGTGGATTTCGCCGTGCGGGTGGCAGCGCTCGCAGAGGCGCAAAACCACCATCCCGACCTTCACATCTTTTACCGCAGGGTGCGGGTCAACTATTTCACCCACGACGCGGGCGGAGTCACCCTGCGCGACATCGAGGGCGCGCGGGCCGTCAATGCCCTGTGGCGCGAGGTGACGGGCGCTTGAGGACGGTTCACCCCGTAGACCTCCTGTGGGACCGCGTGTCCCCACGGCGCCGGTACGAACTCACCGTGACGGTGGAGCCCTCTCACCTCGACGACCTGCACCACGTCAACAACACCGTGTACCTGGTCTGGTGCGAGCAGGTGGCCCGTGCCCACGCCCTCAGCCTGGGCATGGGCACGGACGCCCTGAGCCAACTCGGCGCCGTCCCGGTTGCCCGGCAACACGTCATCACGTACCACCGGCCCGCGCTGCTTGGCGACCGCGTCCGCCTGCGCACCGTGCTGGCCGAGCACGCGGGTGTGCGCAGTGTTCGCGCCTACAGCCTCGACCGCGCAGGCGAGCCCGGCCAAGCGGCGGAGCGCCTCGCGGAGTGTCAGACCGAGTGGGTCTGGGTGGACCCGACGACCGGGCGGCCCAAGCGTACGCCGCAAGCGGTGCTGGAGGCCTTTGGCTTTTAGGGGTGGGGAGCACGTCAGCGGTCGAGCGCCACCCGCAGCCCCAGGAGCACCATCGCCCCCCCGGTGAGCCGTTCGAGGAGGGCGCGAACGCGGGGTGTGCGAAGCCGAGACGCCAGCGTGCCCATCAGCAGAACGAGGGTGCCCAGCCACACCACACCCCAGCCGA
Protein-coding regions in this window:
- a CDS encoding 4a-hydroxytetrahydrobiopterin dehydratase; the encoded protein is MSPEVYDPRMGYDPRRKLTDGDVQSLKPEGWWGDDGKLFREFPFATYQAGVDFAVRVAALAEAQNHHPDLHIFYRRVRVNYFTHDAGGVTLRDIEGARAVNALWREVTGA
- a CDS encoding thioesterase family protein; its protein translation is MRTVHPVDLLWDRVSPRRRYELTVTVEPSHLDDLHHVNNTVYLVWCEQVARAHALSLGMGTDALSQLGAVPVARQHVITYHRPALLGDRVRLRTVLAEHAGVRSVRAYSLDRAGEPGQAAERLAECQTEWVWVDPTTGRPKRTPQAVLEAFGF